In a single window of the Nocardiopsis composta genome:
- a CDS encoding siderophore-interacting protein gives MALPLRATRVEIYPLRGRVLEVAEVAKVTPRMVRVTFTGSDLEGFCTDNFADHVKLWFPDERTGEHVLPQVENDRPVNFRDPAAIIRDYTVRRYDARAGRLDIDFVAHDHGPAGRWAMRARPGDRLGVLGPRGTKHVPAGFDHYLIAADETALPAAARWLEELPRDARVYAFIEVAGPEEEQELDLPERASVTWLHRGEREPGTTDLLKRSVEALEPPEGNGFAWAAGEADALKPIRRLFKERGFVKNESFEVDGYWRRGTVNLDHHQEGEDD, from the coding sequence ATGGCTCTGCCGCTGCGCGCCACGCGTGTCGAGATCTACCCCCTCCGGGGCCGGGTCCTGGAGGTCGCCGAGGTCGCGAAGGTCACGCCCCGCATGGTGCGGGTCACCTTCACCGGCTCCGACCTGGAAGGGTTCTGCACCGACAACTTCGCCGACCACGTGAAGCTCTGGTTCCCCGATGAGCGGACCGGCGAGCACGTCCTGCCGCAGGTGGAGAACGACCGGCCGGTCAACTTCCGCGACCCGGCCGCGATCATCCGGGACTACACCGTGCGCCGGTACGACGCCCGGGCGGGCCGGCTCGACATCGACTTCGTCGCGCACGACCACGGGCCGGCGGGGAGGTGGGCGATGCGCGCCCGGCCCGGCGACCGCCTCGGCGTCCTGGGCCCGCGGGGGACCAAGCACGTCCCCGCCGGCTTCGACCACTACCTGATCGCGGCGGACGAGACCGCGCTGCCCGCGGCCGCCCGCTGGCTGGAGGAGCTGCCCAGGGACGCCCGGGTGTACGCCTTCATCGAGGTCGCCGGCCCGGAGGAGGAGCAGGAGCTCGACCTCCCGGAGCGGGCCTCGGTCACCTGGCTGCACCGCGGGGAGCGCGAGCCCGGCACGACCGACCTGCTGAAGCGCTCCGTCGAGGCGCTGGAGCCGCCCGAGGGCAACGGGTTCGCCTGGGCGGCCGGCGAGGCCGACGCGCTCAAGCCGATCCGCCGCCTGTTCAAGGAGCGCGGCTTCGTCAAGAACGAGTCGTTCGAGGTGGACGGCTACTGGCGGCGGGGCACGGTCAACCTCGACCACCACCAGGAGGGCGAGGACGACTGA
- a CDS encoding class I SAM-dependent methyltransferase, whose product MPTLPPERRRGSADRAHRDRRTAESFGVDAERYDRARPGYPDALVRRIVAAAPGPDLLDVGSGTGIAARQFQAAGCRVLGVEPDARMADFARRAGVEVETATFEDWDPAGRRFDAVVAGTAWHWVDPQAGPVKAARVLRPGGLLALFWHVLRLPPGLAEAFTEVYRRAVPDAPFDVAAVGGGGSGAHRALLDGPAEGVRAAGGFGEAERLRFDWKRSRTREEWLEQLATSGALTRLPRERAARVLEEVGAAAGAAGGVLDAECATVALIAVRSG is encoded by the coding sequence ATGCCCACTCTACCTCCGGAGCGCCGGCGCGGCTCCGCGGACCGTGCCCATCGGGACCGGCGGACGGCCGAGTCGTTCGGTGTGGACGCCGAACGCTACGACCGGGCCCGGCCCGGCTACCCCGACGCCCTGGTGCGGCGGATCGTCGCCGCCGCACCAGGGCCCGACCTGCTCGACGTCGGTTCCGGCACCGGAATCGCGGCCCGGCAGTTCCAGGCGGCCGGCTGCCGCGTCCTCGGCGTCGAACCCGATGCGCGGATGGCCGACTTCGCCCGGCGCGCGGGGGTCGAGGTCGAGACGGCGACGTTCGAGGACTGGGACCCGGCCGGGCGGCGGTTCGACGCGGTCGTCGCCGGAACGGCCTGGCACTGGGTGGACCCGCAGGCGGGCCCGGTCAAGGCGGCGCGGGTGCTGCGCCCCGGCGGCCTGCTCGCCCTCTTCTGGCACGTGCTGCGGCTGCCGCCCGGACTTGCGGAGGCCTTCACCGAGGTCTACCGGCGGGCGGTGCCCGACGCCCCGTTCGACGTCGCGGCGGTCGGAGGCGGAGGGTCCGGGGCCCACCGGGCGCTGCTCGACGGGCCCGCCGAGGGGGTCCGGGCCGCCGGCGGGTTCGGCGAGGCGGAGCGGCTGCGGTTCGACTGGAAGCGCTCCCGTACCCGGGAGGAGTGGCTGGAGCAGCTGGCCACCTCCGGTGCGCTGACCCGGCTCCCGCGGGAACGGGCGGCCCGGGTGCTGGAGGAGGTCGGCGCCGCCGCCGGGGCGGCCGGCGGCGTCCTCGACGCGGAGTGCGCCACGGTGGCGCTCATCGCGGTGCGCTCCGGCTGA
- a CDS encoding TetR/AcrR family transcriptional regulator translates to MPTGVHIRDVREQLFGAAERVLLRDGANALTSRAVTTEAGCAKGVLHRHFDDFDAFLAELVLDRIGRLGAQAEALRGSAGAGTVPGNLAGALTELFGPVAVAVVALVTFRDGLRARLREAGSAGVPLLTEATAMIADYLSAERERGRIAPGADVDMLAPALVGAGHLLFAGREDAPPGAEEVRRAVTAVLAGALPDRPSSGPAGPAGP, encoded by the coding sequence GTGCCGACAGGGGTGCACATCCGCGACGTGCGCGAGCAGCTGTTCGGCGCCGCCGAGCGCGTCCTGCTCCGCGACGGGGCGAACGCGCTGACCAGCAGGGCGGTCACCACGGAGGCCGGCTGCGCCAAAGGCGTGCTGCACCGGCACTTCGACGACTTCGACGCCTTCCTCGCCGAGCTCGTGCTCGACCGCATCGGCCGGCTCGGCGCCCAGGCCGAGGCGCTGCGCGGCTCCGCCGGGGCGGGCACCGTCCCCGGCAACCTCGCCGGCGCGCTGACCGAGCTGTTCGGTCCGGTGGCCGTGGCGGTCGTCGCGCTCGTCACGTTCCGCGACGGGCTGCGCGCCCGGCTGCGCGAGGCCGGCTCGGCCGGCGTCCCGCTGCTCACCGAGGCCACCGCGATGATCGCCGACTACCTCTCCGCCGAGCGGGAGCGGGGCCGCATCGCGCCCGGCGCCGACGTCGACATGCTCGCCCCGGCCCTGGTCGGCGCCGGCCACCTGCTGTTCGCCGGCCGGGAGGACGCCCCGCCGGGCGCCGAGGAGGTCCGCAGGGCCGTCACCGCGGTCCTCGCCGGCGCACTGCCGGACCGGCCCTCATCCGGACCCGCGGGTCCGGCGGGCCCGTAG
- a CDS encoding BTAD domain-containing putative transcriptional regulator, with product MRYGVLGPLAVQDAGGGQVAVPEAKVRALLAALLVHGGAPVSADRLIEDLWEGRPPGRPLNTLQTKVSQLRRALGAEQVPRTPAGYRLRLEAGGLDAARFRDAVEEAHRAGGPSERARLLTGALRLWRGPAYADFAGAAFARDEAARLEELRLDAAECLAEARIELGDADGALPDLRELVGAHPLRERLHALYMRALYRAGRQGEALDAFHGLRTRLRDELGVDPSAQVGEVHTAILRREAAEPPRSGPPERPRSNLPAPPTPLIGREAESEHLCRELRAPDGGRLLTVTGPGGVGKTRLAVAAVRSLRADFPDGTWLVELAGVDRRSSAADIAERVVTVLGLCEGAAGAEAADLVGWLCGALAGRRLILLLDNCEHVVAQVAEVAGALLAAAPEVRTVVTGQEALDVPGEAVLPLPPLALPPASAGPGLEPIAASGAVRLFTERARAASPGFVLTAENAPAVAAICRRLDGIPLAIELVAARVRALAPERIAAGLDDRFALPTGPGRGRPTRQQTLRAMIDWSWGLLTGEERTLLRRLAVSPDGTTPEAARALCPDRPPGGRSALDLLSRLVDRSLVVRDGDRYRLLESVAAYSAEKLAEAGETGEVRRRFVAFHTERAELADARLRGARQRRSLEALDAETVNMRRALELAVRHSDAGSALRLVNALAWYWSLRSRLGEARRSLAAALALPGGPPVARAVAGAWLASFEGRPGRADAADPVLRARLLCSVGTSLYREGDRGAGRRLVEEALAGARAAGDRWGEAAALAERADHRVDAGDADAARADAERSAELFAAAGDRWGRLRAGGSLARAAELDRDRTAVAALLEEGLRGAEELGLWGEAVETLLCLGHVAAAQDEAARARRFYARALRLAAERSHERGAAEAAARLAAAGARSPAAAPAAPPS from the coding sequence ATGCGCTACGGGGTGCTCGGTCCGCTCGCGGTGCAGGACGCCGGCGGCGGTCAGGTGGCGGTCCCGGAGGCGAAGGTCCGGGCCCTCCTGGCCGCTCTGCTGGTGCACGGCGGCGCCCCGGTCTCCGCGGACCGGCTGATCGAGGACCTGTGGGAGGGCCGCCCGCCCGGCCGCCCGCTCAACACCCTGCAGACCAAGGTCTCCCAGCTGCGCAGGGCCCTCGGTGCCGAGCAGGTGCCGCGCACCCCGGCCGGCTACCGGCTCCGCCTGGAGGCGGGCGGGCTCGACGCGGCGCGGTTCCGGGACGCCGTCGAGGAGGCGCACCGCGCCGGCGGCCCGAGCGAGCGGGCCCGGCTGCTCACCGGGGCGCTGCGGCTGTGGCGGGGCCCGGCCTACGCGGACTTCGCCGGCGCGGCGTTCGCCCGGGACGAGGCCGCCCGCCTGGAGGAGCTGCGGCTGGACGCCGCCGAGTGCCTGGCCGAGGCGCGCATCGAGCTCGGCGACGCCGACGGGGCCCTGCCCGACCTGCGGGAGCTGGTCGGCGCGCACCCGCTGCGCGAGCGGCTGCACGCACTGTACATGCGGGCCCTGTACCGCGCCGGCCGCCAGGGGGAGGCACTGGACGCCTTCCACGGGCTGCGGACCCGGCTCCGCGACGAACTCGGCGTCGACCCCTCCGCGCAGGTCGGCGAGGTCCACACCGCGATCCTGCGCCGGGAGGCCGCCGAGCCGCCCCGGTCCGGTCCGCCGGAGCGGCCGCGGAGCAACCTGCCCGCCCCGCCCACCCCGCTGATCGGCCGGGAGGCGGAGAGCGAGCACCTGTGCCGCGAGCTCCGCGCCCCGGACGGCGGCCGCCTGCTGACCGTGACCGGCCCCGGCGGCGTCGGCAAGACCCGGCTGGCGGTCGCCGCGGTGCGCTCGCTGCGCGCGGACTTCCCCGACGGCACGTGGCTCGTCGAGCTCGCCGGGGTGGACCGCCGCTCCTCGGCCGCCGACATCGCCGAGCGGGTCGTCACCGTGCTGGGGCTGTGCGAGGGGGCGGCCGGCGCCGAAGCGGCCGACCTGGTGGGCTGGCTCTGCGGCGCGCTGGCCGGCCGGCGGCTGATCCTGCTGCTGGACAACTGCGAGCACGTGGTGGCGCAGGTCGCCGAGGTGGCCGGTGCGCTGCTGGCCGCCGCCCCAGAGGTGCGCACCGTGGTGACCGGCCAGGAGGCGCTGGACGTCCCCGGCGAGGCCGTGCTCCCGCTGCCGCCGCTGGCCCTGCCCCCCGCCTCCGCCGGCCCCGGCCTGGAGCCGATCGCGGCCTCCGGCGCGGTGCGGCTCTTCACCGAGCGGGCCCGGGCCGCCTCCCCGGGGTTCGTGCTGACCGCGGAGAACGCCCCGGCCGTCGCCGCGATCTGCCGGCGCCTGGACGGCATTCCGCTCGCCATCGAGCTGGTGGCGGCCCGGGTCCGGGCACTGGCGCCCGAGCGGATCGCGGCCGGCCTGGACGACCGCTTCGCCCTGCCCACCGGGCCGGGGCGCGGACGGCCCACCCGGCAGCAGACGCTGCGCGCGATGATCGACTGGAGCTGGGGGCTGCTGACCGGCGAGGAGCGCACCCTCCTGCGCCGGCTGGCGGTGAGCCCGGACGGGACCACCCCGGAGGCGGCCCGGGCCCTGTGCCCCGACCGGCCCCCGGGCGGGCGGAGCGCGCTCGACCTGCTCTCCCGCCTGGTCGACCGGTCGCTGGTGGTCCGGGACGGCGACCGGTACCGGCTGCTGGAGTCGGTGGCCGCCTACAGCGCCGAGAAGCTGGCGGAGGCGGGGGAGACCGGCGAGGTGCGCCGGCGCTTCGTCGCCTTCCACACGGAGCGGGCGGAGCTGGCCGATGCGCGGCTGCGCGGAGCCCGGCAGCGCCGCTCCCTGGAGGCGCTGGACGCAGAGACGGTCAACATGCGCCGCGCGCTGGAGCTGGCGGTGCGGCACTCCGACGCCGGATCGGCGCTGCGGCTGGTCAACGCGCTGGCCTGGTACTGGTCGCTGCGCAGCCGGCTGGGCGAGGCGCGGCGCTCGCTGGCCGCCGCGCTCGCGCTGCCGGGCGGCCCGCCGGTCGCGCGCGCCGTCGCCGGGGCCTGGCTGGCCTCCTTCGAGGGCCGCCCGGGCCGGGCCGACGCCGCCGACCCGGTGCTCCGCGCCCGGCTGCTCTGCTCGGTGGGGACCTCCCTCTACCGGGAGGGCGACCGCGGGGCGGGGCGCCGCCTCGTCGAGGAAGCGCTGGCCGGGGCCCGCGCGGCCGGCGACCGGTGGGGCGAGGCCGCCGCGCTGGCGGAGCGCGCCGACCACCGGGTCGACGCGGGCGACGCGGACGCCGCGCGGGCGGACGCGGAGCGCAGCGCCGAGCTCTTCGCCGCCGCCGGGGACCGCTGGGGGCGGCTGCGGGCGGGCGGCTCCCTGGCCCGCGCGGCCGAGCTGGACCGGGACCGCACCGCCGTCGCGGCCCTGCTCGAAGAGGGCCTGCGGGGCGCGGAGGAGCTGGGGTTGTGGGGCGAGGCGGTCGAGACGCTGCTCTGCCTGGGGCATGTGGCGGCGGCCCAGGACGAGGCGGCGCGGGCGCGGCGCTTCTACGCGCGGGCGCTTCGCCTCGCCGCGGAGCGCTCCCATGAGCGGGGAGCGGCGGAGGCCGCCGCCCGTCTGGCGGCGGCGGGGGCCCGGTCGCCGGCGGCCGCCCCCGCGGCGCCGCCGAGCTGA
- a CDS encoding MFS transporter has product MTDRNGRRAGPAEWAGLAVLALPTVLLGLDLTVLHLALPSLAVDLRPSGAQELWIVDAYGFLIAGLLITMGTLGDRIGRRRLLMAGGAGFVAASLAAAYSPTPELLIAARAALGVAGATLMPSPLALIGDMFGDPRQRAVAIGLWTTFFAGGMAAGPLVGGALLEHFWWGAAFLLAVPVNGAMLVLAPFLLPEHRAPRRGRFDLPSVALSLAAILPVVYAIKGVAKDGPTPVVLAAAVAGAVFAAVFVRRQRSLADPLLDVSLFGDRAFSAALAVMLAGLVGVGGTMLLTTQYLQLVEGLPPVAAGLWYGPPALMMMVSAVAAPLLTRRVRPGSVLAGVLALSAVGYALLGVVGPDAGPVPVVAAFSLVYLGLGAIAALGTDLVVGAAPAEKGGSASAMSETVQELGLAAGVALVGSLVGAVYTAGVRAAIPAGLPADAARAVEGSLAGAVSVADRVPEPVLAQAEEAFVAGLNTAGWIGAAVVLALAGVAAVALRGVGAAPEGEPPGGLEAAARRGH; this is encoded by the coding sequence ATGACCGACCGGAACGGGCGCCGGGCCGGCCCCGCGGAGTGGGCGGGCCTGGCCGTCCTCGCCCTGCCGACCGTGCTGCTGGGCCTGGACCTCACCGTGCTGCACCTGGCGCTGCCCTCGCTCGCCGTGGACCTGCGCCCCAGCGGCGCCCAGGAGCTGTGGATCGTAGACGCCTACGGGTTCCTGATCGCCGGCCTCCTCATCACCATGGGGACGCTGGGCGACCGGATCGGGCGGCGCCGCCTGCTGATGGCCGGCGGCGCCGGCTTCGTGGCGGCCTCGCTGGCGGCCGCCTACTCCCCCACCCCGGAGCTGCTCATCGCCGCCCGCGCCGCGCTGGGCGTCGCCGGCGCCACCCTGATGCCGTCCCCCCTGGCGCTGATCGGCGACATGTTCGGCGACCCCCGGCAGCGGGCGGTGGCCATCGGCCTGTGGACCACGTTCTTCGCCGGCGGGATGGCCGCCGGACCGCTGGTCGGCGGGGCGCTCCTGGAGCACTTCTGGTGGGGGGCGGCCTTCCTGCTCGCGGTCCCGGTGAACGGGGCGATGCTGGTCCTGGCCCCGTTCCTGCTGCCGGAGCACCGCGCGCCGCGGCGCGGCCGGTTCGACCTGCCCAGCGTGGCCCTGTCCCTGGCCGCGATCCTGCCGGTGGTCTACGCGATCAAGGGGGTCGCCAAGGACGGGCCGACCCCGGTCGTGCTCGCCGCCGCGGTGGCCGGCGCGGTGTTCGCCGCCGTGTTCGTGCGCCGCCAGCGCTCCCTGGCCGACCCGCTGCTGGACGTCTCCCTCTTCGGCGACCGCGCCTTCAGCGCCGCCCTGGCCGTGATGCTCGCCGGCCTGGTGGGCGTGGGCGGGACCATGCTGCTCACCACGCAGTACCTGCAGCTGGTGGAGGGGCTGCCCCCGGTGGCCGCCGGCCTCTGGTACGGACCGCCCGCGCTGATGATGATGGTCTCCGCGGTCGCGGCGCCGCTGCTGACCCGGCGGGTCCGGCCGGGCTCCGTGCTGGCGGGGGTGCTGGCGCTCTCCGCCGTCGGATACGCCCTGCTGGGGGTGGTGGGCCCGGACGCCGGCCCGGTCCCGGTGGTGGCCGCCTTCTCCCTGGTCTACCTGGGGTTGGGCGCGATCGCGGCGCTCGGCACCGACCTGGTCGTCGGCGCCGCGCCCGCGGAGAAGGGCGGGTCGGCCTCGGCCATGTCGGAGACGGTGCAGGAGCTCGGCCTGGCCGCGGGCGTCGCCCTGGTGGGCAGCCTGGTCGGGGCCGTCTACACCGCCGGGGTGCGCGCCGCGATCCCCGCTGGCCTGCCCGCGGACGCCGCCCGGGCGGTGGAGGGCAGCCTGGCCGGCGCCGTCTCCGTCGCCGACCGGGTCCCCGAGCCGGTGCTGGCGCAGGCCGAGGAGGCCTTCGTCGCGGGGCTGAACACCGCCGGCTGGATCGGGGCCGCGGTCGTCCTCGCCCTGGCCGGGGTGGCGGCGGTGGCGCTGCGCGGCGTCGGGGCCGCCCCGGAGGGCGAACCGCCCGGCGGCCTGGAGGCCGCGGCGCGGCGGGGGCACTGA
- a CDS encoding GntR family transcriptional regulator — protein MYDVLLAQFMEGKRKAGEPLNIGALSRELDVSQTPLREALARLEHTGLVRREALKGYRVSPDLGEQEIGKLMDARLLLEPALAREAGLRTTPEFLAELAETVSLLEQAAAEADEDASALQASLTSDGDFHRLIARQSGNPFLESAYLSLTGQMQRFRPFTRRGRAGAGEAAREHRAIHDALESRDAEKAAELMAVHIGNARGRALLPRA, from the coding sequence ATGTACGACGTGCTGCTCGCGCAGTTCATGGAGGGCAAGCGCAAAGCCGGGGAGCCGCTCAACATCGGCGCCCTCTCCCGCGAGCTGGACGTGAGCCAGACCCCGCTCCGGGAGGCGCTGGCCCGCCTGGAGCACACCGGCCTGGTCCGCAGGGAGGCGCTCAAGGGGTACAGGGTCTCCCCCGACCTCGGCGAGCAGGAGATCGGCAAGCTGATGGACGCCCGCCTGCTGCTCGAACCCGCCCTGGCCAGGGAGGCCGGCCTGCGCACCACCCCGGAGTTCCTGGCCGAGCTGGCGGAGACCGTCTCACTGCTCGAGCAGGCCGCCGCGGAGGCGGACGAGGACGCGTCGGCCCTTCAGGCGTCCCTGACCTCCGACGGCGACTTCCACCGGCTCATCGCCCGGCAGAGCGGCAACCCCTTCCTGGAGTCGGCCTACCTCTCCCTGACCGGTCAGATGCAGCGGTTCCGGCCGTTCACCAGGCGCGGCCGGGCCGGCGCGGGGGAGGCCGCACGGGAGCACCGCGCGATCCACGACGCCTTGGAGTCCCGGGACGCGGAGAAGGCCGCCGAGCTGATGGCGGTGCACATCGGCAACGCCCGGGGGCGCGCCCTCCTCCCCCGCGCCTGA
- a CDS encoding GNAT family N-acetyltransferase — translation MENGDLAIHRATGSDADAVAGVRLRSFAAALPRVRRAHTGGEVRARLREVAVPGRETRAAAVQGAVVGMMVPDGGEPDRLYLDPPWRGRGIGDRFVRLAERRRPAGSALWSFQIDGPALRLYERHGFEAVERTDGHRNEEREPDVRYVWRPGGSAGAPQGVGLGAAPGPVERRRSRRGDRNGGPRH, via the coding sequence GTGGAGAACGGTGATCTCGCCATCCACCGTGCGACCGGCTCCGACGCCGACGCGGTGGCCGGGGTGCGGCTGCGCTCGTTCGCCGCGGCGCTTCCGCGAGTGCGCCGGGCGCACACCGGCGGAGAGGTCCGGGCCCGGCTCCGGGAGGTGGCGGTGCCCGGCCGGGAGACGCGGGCGGCGGCCGTGCAGGGCGCGGTCGTCGGGATGATGGTGCCGGACGGCGGCGAGCCGGACCGGCTCTACCTCGACCCGCCATGGCGGGGCAGGGGCATCGGCGACCGGTTCGTGCGCCTGGCCGAGCGGCGCCGCCCGGCCGGGTCGGCGCTGTGGAGCTTCCAGATCGATGGTCCGGCGCTGCGCCTCTACGAGCGGCACGGCTTCGAGGCGGTGGAGCGCACCGACGGCCACCGGAACGAGGAGCGCGAGCCGGACGTCCGGTACGTGTGGCGCCCGGGCGGTTCCGCCGGGGCCCCGCAAGGCGTCGGTCTCGGCGCCGCCCCGGGCCCGGTCGAGAGGCGCCGGTCCCGGCGCGGAGATCGGAACGGCGGCCCGCGACACTAG
- a CDS encoding TetR/AcrR family transcriptional regulator — translation MAQNGSTREPARRPGGRTARVRRRILEAAAELIARDGIGGLRYDQVAELAGVNKTSVYRNWPDRTALAVDALAAFSADAAPLHDSGDIDADLVDFLEALAAALSSPQGRALLSVVGAAHDNPDLRAVVDEAFAQRLTAVRRRVEAAIESGELPAVDCRLLVEMLSGPVHLLVSRGAREFTRADAQRITAIVLAGVRVTAAQDGAPAAGGLDGGEARPAGPR, via the coding sequence ATGGCCCAGAACGGATCCACACGCGAGCCGGCCCGCCGTCCGGGCGGGCGCACCGCCCGGGTGCGGCGCCGGATTCTTGAGGCCGCCGCCGAGCTCATCGCCCGCGACGGGATCGGCGGCCTGCGTTACGACCAGGTCGCCGAGCTCGCCGGGGTCAACAAGACCAGCGTCTACCGCAACTGGCCCGACCGCACCGCGCTGGCCGTCGATGCACTCGCCGCCTTCAGCGCCGACGCGGCACCCCTGCACGACTCCGGCGACATCGACGCCGACCTCGTCGACTTCCTCGAAGCCCTCGCCGCCGCCCTGTCCAGCCCGCAAGGGCGGGCGCTACTCAGTGTCGTGGGAGCGGCCCACGACAACCCCGACCTGCGGGCCGTCGTCGATGAGGCGTTCGCTCAGCGCCTGACGGCGGTGCGCCGGCGAGTAGAGGCGGCGATTGAGAGCGGGGAGCTTCCAGCGGTTGATTGCCGTCTTCTCGTTGAGATGCTCAGCGGTCCGGTGCACCTACTGGTCAGCCGGGGCGCGCGCGAGTTCACACGAGCCGACGCGCAACGGATCACTGCGATCGTGCTCGCCGGTGTACGCGTCACCGCCGCTCAGGACGGCGCCCCCGCCGCCGGCGGGCTTGACGGCGGAGAAGCCCGACCCGCCGGACCTCGCTGA
- a CDS encoding FAD-dependent monooxygenase: MRILVSGAGVAGLCAGIDLARAGHTVEIVERANHLRVNGSPIDVRGDALETAEKMGILGAVHEHRITMTEQTKFVDRSGAAVAPLVMQEINETSDDTELPREDLMSILRQTLPGQVDLRFEESITALADDGDRVAVTFASGREAAYDLVVGADGVHSAVRRLVFGPEKEFAKHLGVYVAIGDAPGQATPGEARVTEILNLPGRLAGVARYRDKALAIFEFRSDPLDYDHHDLGAQKRILAEAFAGIEDWKVPELLRAAQDDPDLYFDALAQIHMPSWHRGRVVLIGDAAHCATPMAGRGTSLALLGAWTLAEELTRHGEDLTAAFAAYEQRQRPHAAAAQEFAHGGADLVVPATWEAIEARNARLRAAQPL; this comes from the coding sequence ATGCGGATCCTGGTCAGTGGGGCAGGAGTGGCAGGGCTGTGCGCGGGCATCGATCTCGCGCGCGCCGGGCACACGGTGGAGATCGTGGAGCGGGCGAACCACCTGCGCGTCAACGGCTCGCCCATCGACGTGCGCGGCGACGCGCTCGAAACGGCCGAGAAGATGGGCATCCTGGGCGCGGTGCACGAACACCGGATCACGATGACCGAGCAGACGAAGTTCGTCGACCGGTCCGGCGCGGCCGTCGCTCCCTTGGTGATGCAGGAGATCAACGAGACCTCCGATGACACCGAGCTCCCCCGCGAGGACCTCATGTCCATCCTGCGGCAGACTCTGCCCGGGCAGGTCGACCTGCGCTTCGAGGAGTCCATCACGGCGCTGGCCGACGACGGGGACCGAGTCGCGGTCACCTTCGCCTCCGGCCGCGAGGCCGCCTACGACCTCGTCGTCGGCGCCGACGGGGTCCACTCGGCGGTGCGCCGCCTGGTGTTCGGCCCGGAGAAGGAATTCGCCAAGCACCTCGGGGTGTACGTGGCGATCGGGGATGCGCCCGGCCAGGCGACTCCCGGCGAGGCCCGCGTAACGGAGATCCTCAACCTGCCGGGGCGTTTGGCCGGCGTGGCCCGCTACCGCGACAAGGCGCTGGCGATCTTCGAGTTCCGGTCCGACCCGCTCGACTACGACCACCACGACCTGGGCGCGCAGAAGCGCATCCTGGCCGAGGCCTTCGCCGGGATCGAGGACTGGAAGGTCCCCGAGCTCCTCAGAGCCGCCCAGGACGACCCCGACCTCTACTTCGACGCGCTCGCCCAGATCCATATGCCGAGCTGGCACCGGGGGCGGGTCGTGCTGATCGGGGACGCCGCGCACTGCGCGACCCCGATGGCCGGGCGCGGCACCTCGCTGGCCCTGCTCGGGGCGTGGACACTGGCCGAGGAGCTGACCCGGCACGGCGAGGACCTCACCGCAGCGTTCGCCGCCTACGAGCAGCGCCAACGCCCCCACGCGGCGGCGGCCCAGGAGTTCGCGCACGGCGGGGCCGACCTCGTGGTCCCCGCCACCTGGGAGGCCATCGAGGCACGCAATGCCCGGCTGCGCGCGGCGCAGCCGCTGTAG
- a CDS encoding tyrosine-type recombinase/integrase, whose protein sequence is MSKSMSLKEAVAVVKAAEGTRWYAYLVLSVATGIRTEEIRRLGWDRIGIDGEVAVMDVWTSVREDGETKTRWSRRSLELPRIAVRALRAHRAMQARWRLAAGEAWQEHGLVFSSQVGTELDRHNVLRGLRRVMGSAGLDAREWTARELRHTFVSLLSDHGVGIEEISLLVGHDGTDTTERVYRRQLRPVRCSAAEAMEEILKEART, encoded by the coding sequence GTGTCGAAGTCGATGAGCCTTAAGGAGGCGGTGGCGGTGGTCAAGGCGGCCGAAGGCACCCGGTGGTATGCCTACCTGGTGCTGTCGGTGGCCACCGGGATCCGCACCGAGGAGATCCGCCGGCTGGGCTGGGACCGCATCGGCATCGACGGCGAGGTCGCGGTCATGGACGTGTGGACCTCGGTGCGCGAGGACGGGGAGACCAAGACCCGCTGGTCCCGCCGCTCCCTGGAGCTGCCCCGGATTGCGGTGCGGGCACTCAGAGCGCACCGGGCGATGCAGGCCCGCTGGCGGCTGGCCGCCGGTGAGGCCTGGCAGGAGCACGGCCTGGTGTTCAGCTCGCAGGTGGGCACCGAGCTGGACCGGCACAACGTGCTGCGCGGCCTGCGCCGGGTGATGGGCTCGGCCGGGCTGGACGCCCGGGAGTGGACCGCGCGGGAGCTGCGGCACACCTTCGTGTCGCTGCTCTCCGACCATGGAGTGGGCATTGAGGAGATCTCACTGCTGGTGGGCCACGACGGGACCGACACCACCGAGCGGGTCTACCGGCGCCAACTGCGGCCGGTGCGCTGCTCGGCCGCCGAAGCGATGGAGGAGATTCTGAAAGAAGCGAGAACGTGA